TATGGAACATAAAATCTTTTAAGTTGATTTCAAGAATGTTATGATTTCAACAATGTGGTTTTGACAAGGTGCTCTTTTTTTCTTAAGGGACATGTGCTGAAACTTAAGGGTACACTAATGCTTGCAACCCCTGAAGATATAGCTGCCATACAATATATGAGGTTAAAAAGTTCTGAGAAGAGCAAAATGACCCGAGACCACAATGGCTTCCGGAAGCTGCTCATAGCACTAACAAGGGCAGGGAAGCTTTTTGCCTTGCATACTGGAGATGGACGCATTGTCTGGTCTCACTTGCTACAGTCTCTACACAAGTCTGAATCATGTCGACAGCCAATAGGACTTAACTTGCATCAGTGGCAGGTTCCCCACCATCATGCTTTGGATGAAAATCCATCTGTGCTTGTAGTTGGAAGGTGTGGTCCAAGTTCAGATGCACTAGGTGTACTTTCTCTTGTTGATTCTTATACAGGAAAGGAGTTTAGTTCTTTACGTCTTGTTCATTCCGTTGCGCAAGTTATTCCGCTGCCATATACAGATTCAACAGAGCAGCGACTCCATCTCCTAATCGATGCTGATAAGCATGCACATTTATACCCCAAAACTCCTGAGGCTATTGATATTTTCCAAAGTGAGTTTTCAAATGTATACTGGTACTCAGTCGACGATGATAATGGTATCATCAAGGGGTATGCTTTGAAGACCAAGTGCAGTGGCAATGTGGCTGATGAGTTCTGCTTTGACTCTAGGGAGTTGTGGTCAATTGTGTTGCCCTCTGAATCAGAAAAGATCATTACAACTGCCACTAGAAAATTGAACGAGGTAAAGTGTTTTCCTCCTCCCCCATGGCTTTTCTCAAAGATTTTTGCTTAGTGATGTGGTTAATGGGGTTATGGAAGATAGGTAAATATGGTTAATTCCCAACGGTGTCATGTGGTTAATGCTTTATGATTCGAGTTTTACAGGCGGTACATACTCAAGCAAAGCTTATAGCAGACCAGGATgtcatgtataaatatatatcaagtAATCTACTTTTCGTGGCAACTGTTGCACCCAAAGCCAGTGGTGAAATCGGATCTGTTACACCAGAAGAATCATGGTTGGTTGTATATCTTATCGACACTGTAACGGGTCGTGTATTGCACCGTATGACTCATCATGGTTCACAGGGCCCTGTCCAAGCTGTAAGTTCTCATTGGCTTTCTCATATTGATGTCATAAGTAGCTATCAAAAGGTATGTAATTGATGATGTTCGTTTTGTTTATTGTAGGTTTTAAGTGAGAACTGGGTAGTCTACCACTATTTCAACCTTAGAGCACATAGATATGAGATGTCGGTCATCGAAATTTACGACCAGTCTCGAGCTGTAAGCATATGAAGTCGACTAGTTTATGTTGAATTTGCAAGTACCTTcacttaaatttatcatttccaAACACTATCCGCAGGACAACAAAGatgtttggaagcttgttgTTGGAAATCACAACCTTACTTCACCGGTTTCTTCATATTCTCGAGCAGAGGTCATAACGAAATCACAGTCCTACTTTTTCACCCATTCATTGAAAGCTATAGCAGTGACATTAACAGTAAAGGGTATAACTTCAAAACAGCTTCTCATTGGTACGATTGGTGATCAGGTTCGTTAAATCATGGAGTTGCCTTCTTCATTGCTACACTATAGTTATTTCATGTTTTCTTCTTAAAGAATTAAGAGATTTGCTGTTTTCTACAAATGGTAGCAATGTATTAAGCGCATGTATTATAGGTTTTGGCACTGGACAAGCGTTTCCTGGATCCACGTCGATCAGTTAACCCCACACAAGCAGAGAGAGAAGAAGGCATTATACCACTAACAGATTCATTGCCAATCATTCCTCAGGTTAGTTTCCCGTATGTGTTCTCACCCTGGCCAGCttattctttgtttcttttatatatgatgatattttttttctaaacaaccttttataacaataaataagGTGTAGGTATAAATATaaagtaatattaaattattataatacatacagatgaaaaattagaaatgagcggaactaaaacttaaaattaaagacCTACACATACACAATTACACATGGTGAGACTCAAACTCAGTTCTCAGCTTTTGCTAACGGTGCCAAGTTTTTATTGacaataacataataaaatcttTTACCTGTGGTAGCATGCCAATTAAATATATAGATCTATATATTAGcatgaatataaatttttatatatatggtttattGAGATGCTTCTTTACTATTCAATTAACTTAATAATGTTAGACAAgaatactatatataaaaatatctaaaacatGACATGACACGAgaagtataaaaatttatacataaatttctaaaaatttatataaacatgacATGACATGACGTGAATACATAAATgtctaaaaatttatataacacgaactataaataacattaaaatgtataaaaatataaaacattttgagCACAATACAATAAAATGCATGAAATGCCAAGGCATATGCATATGTTGAACTGGCCAATCATGAGCATTTTCTGAAGTGATGGGGGTGTTTTGAtgacttattttctttctccaGTCTTATATTACACATAGCCTTAGAGTGGAAGGTCTTCAAAGTATAATAACAGTGGCGGCGAAGCTAGAATCAACAACACTAGTGTTTGCACATGGATTGGACCTGTTTTTCACACATTACGCACCTTCAAGGACCTATGATTCACTCACTGAAGATTTTAGTTATGCCTTGCTTCTCATTACAATCGTGGCGCTTGTAGCCGCAATCTTTGTTACTTGGATTTTATCTCAGAGGAAAGAACTACAAGATAGATGGAGATAATAAGAAGTAAGTCTCCGCTCATTACAGTTTCCTACtgaattttccttttcctttttcttttttagatttACGGGATTTAGATTTATGATTTGAatgctatttttttattctgaaatttttgtaaatccgaaattaggaatttaaataacaatgataataatattatgatCATTATTTCGTGGTTTTAATTTTCCGTTTGTTGTTAAGCTTAATTGGTATCGTTGTTATTGCAACAATCAAGAAGGCATAGTTTCTCCTTTTAACTTATAAGGATTATGAGTAGAAATAGGTATTGTTCatcgatactttttgaaatttttatgtctAGAGTGCAATTGAGCTGAGTCAAACCTGGATACTAACAAATCCGAACTTGAactcaattttataattaaacttagggttaataatatatattaaaagcaataacataatgtaataatatacaatatttaaaatatatattaaaaataaaaacttcaattaaatttaCGAGCCGTTCGAACTGAGTATTATTAAGCTCAAATTCGACTTATAGCTTAAACTTGATAATTACCGAATCAAGTtcgaatttttgaattaaacttgaataatttgTGATAAGTATCAATGCCACATTTACATCCTTACTTGCAGCCAACCAATTTGTGATTAGAAATCCATGAGTTTTGATTTAAAACAAGATTGCTTGCACTTCAAATATTACTCAAGACAACCCTCTAATTCCATAAGTCAATTGCAAATTCCATAATATAACAGCCACAGGCCTAACAGTCTTCAAAACTTGGAAAAGAATTTCatcatatacattaaatcacaataaaattaatatttgtcataaaagaagaaaaccaaatatatacatatatataatagaaatgtaaaatatatatatatattcaagaaAAAGGTATACAACTTAGTCACCAAAAaatatgtaacaaaaaaaaaatttgaagattcaCATACTACCAGTACGAGGTCTTGCGGGATTGgtttttgttgatttaattttggccaTGTCAACCAGGTCTCCAAATAGCCTATCCTCTGGTTTTGAAGGCCTGGTTGGTGGGTTGTAAGATGAAGTGGAACCATTGTCGTCTCTGATGGATAGCCCATACATTTGTTGATCAAgatattgttgttgttgaccATAACCGCTGGAATATGGTACTGTTTGGTGGCCACCATACATTTGTTGAGGAGGATACGCTGGAGCCATTGCCTGGGGAACTACTGCCATTTGTGGTGGAACCATGCCGATATTATATTGCGGTCCCTGGACTCGTTGGGGAGGGAAAACACCGATATTATATTGCGGTCCCTGGACTCGTTGGGGAGGGAAAACAGCAGGCTGTTGCTGAATATTAATTGCCGATAAATGACTAGTTGTGATTGGCTGAATGTATATACCCACCACTTGTTCGCTTCCCATAGGTTGAGGTCCTAAGGGAGGTTGGCCGTGTGTTGCAGCAACTTGAGTAACCAGTGGCTGGGGATACTGAGGAACTGTGACTGGGCCAGGGTCTGCCCCTGATGCTTCCCAGGGTGGTGGTGGTAGTGAGCTACTACTTGGGGCACCTTCTCGACATACAAAAAAAGAAGCATTCATAAATTCTAACATAGTATTAGTAGTAGTAGAAGCTTAAAATGCCACTAAAATGAATTTGGTGAGAAAAAGATAGTTACGATATATGTATGTTAATGATTTCCTCAAGTGAAATCTGGAATGAAAATGGTCTTTGCCCAAAGTAAAATGCTCTGCTAAGAATAAAAAAGCATAGTATAAACAGAAACAAACCATAGACGGGTGACGGGGACtgttgttgctgctgctgctgaaCCAGCTGATTGTTCCAGGCAGGACCTGTGCCCTGAGCAAATGATTGCTCATATCGAGGAAACCTGATGTTTGGTGCATTTCCATTCTGCTGCTGAATTTGAGGAGCCAAAATGTTCTGCTGCTGAATTTGAGGAGCCAAAGGATATAGTTGTCCGGACAAACCTGAAGATTGGGTGTTTACAGAATTAGAAGTGTTGTTGCTGTTAGGAAACATATCAAAGAGAACGAGGGCCATTTGCTGTGATGACGCAGGAGTAGTTTGTTGTGGTTCTCCCACAGGAACAAGGGCAAGTGAATCATCTGCCTTCGGCATATTGTAGTCATCACCACTAAGAAGGTCCATTTTGGGATTTACTGGTGCCGGAGGAGTTGAACCGTTAGTTGCAGGGGCTTGAGAATTTGTGCTGGAGGTAGATCTGAGAAGAATCTTTTTTGTTAAAGCTCAAGCTACCGGAAACATCTAATTAAGGATTTCAGATAACTTGGAATTAAATGAATCTCAATGTCAATCCTAGCAACCTAAATTTGATAAGCAAATCACTCTCTCCTCACAGAGAAATGCGCAACTAATAACAATATCTGAAAATGCTCAAAAAGCTTCCACTTAAACAATATCAAGCACCTGAAGTGAGGaaactatttcaaaaaaatccaGCAACTAAATTTTGTCAAGGATTCATGTAAGAAATTTGTAACTAAGTTCCAGGTAATGCTTAGGACAAGAAGACATGCATGATAGACACTATTGCTCTTAGAAATATTCTATCATTTCGTATAACACAAAAGaccaataattttgaattttgatcaCCAGATCCCAGGATATAATAGTCCAGTTCAAAGAAGCATAATTACCTTCCCTCAGACTGTTTGCTGCTGCCCCCGGTATCAACTAGGCCACCATTGCTATTCACAAGTTCTCTTGCAGCTTCAGGCTTAGATTTGTCTGCTTGATAAGTTCCTGAAGCTATCGCTTCATGCTTTGCTAGTATACACTGCAAATCATCATTCAATGCTAAACCTTGACATAAGAGTGATTCATCCCTACAAGAGAGACAAAGGTTTATATGAAAAAGATATTTCTTACAATTTCGTCTGCGATTCCACGGATGTAAAACTAACTACCAATGCAACTCATACACCATACATTCAAGAATAGATGACAATGTCATGcggaaattgaatagaaatgcACATAAAGGTATTCACTAAGGTAATCACAGAGAGGTTCAagcaaaaaaggaaaagaaaagaaattaatccTTTCACAGACTGCTCTGGTAGCTAGCCAGAAAAGCATTAAAAGgaatataattgaataaaataatgaaatcctTTGATCTCAACAGTCGGGATTCCATTCCCTCTTTCATCATGCATTTTACCAAGTGATACTGCACAATAACCTAAAGGGTCAGGTAATACAAAATGGAATGCATCAAAGAAGCCCCCCGGAAAGAATGTCAGGACCATGACAACAAATGATAACATCAAATCATCAAACTATAGAAATGTACTAAGTAACTAGGAAGGTAATGGTAAAAGTGTTAAGAACCGACCTAAAACCAATTGTCAGTAACTCTCACTCACATGTAGCTTAACGAGTTCTACATGTGGACAACCTCACGTGTTTAGGcagaaacaaaagaagaaagatggccTCTGCTACTATATTAAGCATCCAACTAAAAATCAATCGGCAATAGGTGGAGAGATCCAACATGAATAGAAGACAAAGGAAATCTAAGACTTAACATATGTAGGATAACACCACTTTAACAGGGTGTCCTTACGTTGTTGAATTAACAAGGTGTACAACTCTTTGCTTGTAGGCACGGCACTGCTCCACTAAGTCAATAATCACCTCCTGCTTAAGTCCCTGAAATTGTAGAAGAAAGATCAGTGAACATGCAAATAGaaaatgaagtttaaaaaaccataatattcaaaataaagatTATTAGACGATTTAGCAGCGTCAAACTTTCATGAATTTTGAAACGTTCTTCATTATAAGAGTTGGCAAAACATAAAGTTTACACTGAAAAACTGGTTCACAATCTGACAAATTGGAGCATAGCCAACCAAATCACCACACAAATCAGTTATATTACAACTTCGATAGTAACTCTAAATCCAATTAATAACTTATCACTGGGAATCCACATTACTATGCACTTGCAAGAACACGAAATAGTTCTAGCaagtaaacaaaatatatccctTTTCTCTACATTTCAAATTGTGAACCtattaattccaaaataaaaaattgagaacCCATACCTCTTTGTTTGCAGGATCTAATGCATTTATCATTTCAGAAAGGACATCCACAATACCCCGTGCGTTCTGAATTTCTGTCACACTGATTAAAAAACTCCAGTTAGAACACTAGAAGCATGGTCAATGATAAAGTACCAAGTAGGAACGATGAATTAGGAATGTAAGTTGCTATCAATAATATGACAGAATAATAGTccatacaaaattttcaactattatAATTACTCTAATCTGTGGAAAGTCCCTACTACTCTACCTTAACAAGGAAAGGGCAATTACTGATCCGAGAACAAAATAACCATGTTTAACAGCTAAGGACATGGAGCACAATTCACCAAATTgagaagttaaaaaaaatacaatttttttcactcaataatTCATTTTGATCCATCTTTACTGTACATTAAGTGAACAAAATGTTTGTTTTGACAATTACTCCTGTTGTAAtatgtaaaaagtaaaattaaaaaaaaaaaagagagccaTATGTTCTTATTAGAATGCAGTACCATcctcattaaataattgaaccTTACCGTAAAACTCAGAAGAAGAAGACATTTATTTCAACAAGCTTTTTCGTTCAAATAATAGATAATGAAGAATTTATTACGAGCAGCAAACTTTTGCTTAACCATTACTGCAGAACAGTTTCTACAAAGACATCATTAAGagattttcctttaaaaaaatttggcaaTGTTACAACTGAGGAACAAAAAGAATACCTCAGGGTTGGGAAATCGGGCTCTGCAGAAGACTCAACTCTCTCTACTCTCTCTTGCCTATCAGGATTGCGAATACTTTGGGGATAAGACAAAGGTTGTGTTTGAGGAGTAAATACAGGAGCAGAGCTGTCATTCTTCTCAGGGAATACTGCCCCGGCACGCTGAAACAAGAAACCAGTTTGGGTCAGagaaaaaagagggaaaagGCCAAATTATGTGAAATTGCTACTTGCATAACAGCATGCACAACGGTATCATGAACAAAATATAGCATACGAGTAAATGGATCCTAAGAAATGCAGTTTGAGATGAGAGACCTCAGTAGACATACCAATAACTCTTGGTATGCAACATGATATTGTGGATATCTTGAATTTGCACCATAAGCCTCTTGCCAAGTGTCAATCAGAGCCAATATCTTTTCTTTGACATGAAAATCAGGCTACAATTGAGCAGTACAAAAGCTGAGAACAAATTTTACTACAAGAAAATAGATCCATAAGGATGTTACATTTACTTACCTTTTTCCTGGCCATTTTAATCATATCACTGAGAACATCTCTCTCTGCAACATGCATATGGACAATGTCCCCACAGTTTTTTACAATAGTCTCTAGTAGCTAGAACATAAGAAATAGatcaaaattgaacaaatttagATCTATAtaagaaaaagatgataaagaAAACGTGTGATAATTATAGCCATTGATTAGTAGAAATCGATGTAAAACTTCTCAGGAGCTTACAGTTAGTGTAAGAAGTTGAActttaggatttttatttcCAAGCCGCTTTTTTATGCCTCTCATAACATCTTTCGCTTGCCTGATAAACAACAATCATGTTTCaatgctttatttttaaaagaaagcaCAAAATTCAAACCTAAAACATATAAATCCAGCAAGCTTCCACCTTCCTCCTTTGgagagagaaaattgaaaaaagaagagCCAACATTAACCAAAAAAAGGAGGAAACTAAACCTTTCAACCCTTTCTGCTTTGAAAATGCCTCAAATGATAAACAAAAGCACTAGCATACAACATAATTATCATTAAGCTGATCATGTTTAAAGTAACTAAAAATCTAGTTCATAtctgaaaatggaaaattgaaaCATCAGGATAATAAGGTCACAACCAATAAAATCATCTATCACATGGTAATATTTCAACTTTGAGACAAATAGTTGAGCTCTCTGTTACCATTTACCAGACTGTCTTTACGTgaaattaaatcctttattcTCTATCGATCAACCCACTCCATATCTAAAAGCTGTATTATCACATGCATCCAtgaattaaattacatattgaacaaagagaaaccaaaaaaagaaaaagaaaaagcaaactGATCGATCTACATAAACATCCTAAACCAAATATCTTtcatttctataaaatttatgaaaatttcaacaacaaaaacaataacaaaattcCGAAACGAGATAAGAAGCTATATTCACAATCTCGCTATTCTTTCTTATTAATCGAATTCGACGCAATAATTCTCAAAAGAGAGTTTAATTACATATTGAAcagtcaaaaagaaaagaataaagcaAACTGATCAATCTAGACAAACATCCTAAGCcaaatatctttaatttctataaaattcatgagaactaaaaataataataagatacgaGACTAGATTCACAATCTTCatataatttcttaataaaattcagACGTAATGATtctaagagagagagagagagagagagaaagagagaagagGAGAGGAGAAACTGGAATCCAGTGCAACACATACACAGGGTCGCGACACAGCATGTCGCAGATCTCAAGATTCCTAGCCCAATCAGGCCCGATCAGCATGCTGCTGGTTGCTTTGTCCACCATAGAGCTCACCATCTTCgttcagaaaaaagaaaagcaattcccgcctaaaaaaaaaagaaaaaatcaatccTATTCCGGCCACCGTCTGGAGAGATCGCGACGAACTGCGATACCGGAGACGCCACcagaaaattcaatatttataaaaataaaatcaaacagcGAGGAATCGGCAGTTCCTCTCTGTTCCCTCGCTTCTCCCACCAATTCTGTCTCTATCTCGTATAAatcgaattttctttttttcgctTTTCccatttagagaaaaaaattaaaattatctgaGAGGTGAAGTAAATAAAAGGGAAGGCGAATCAAAATATGTCACGTGTCGAGAAAGTACACACGTGA
The Gossypium raimondii isolate GPD5lz chromosome 8, ASM2569854v1, whole genome shotgun sequence DNA segment above includes these coding regions:
- the LOC105792991 gene encoding TOM1-like protein 9, yielding MVSSMVDKATSSMLIGPDWARNLEICDMLCRDPVQAKDVMRGIKKRLGNKNPKVQLLTLTLLETIVKNCGDIVHMHVAERDVLSDMIKMARKKPDFHVKEKILALIDTWQEAYGANSRYPQYHVAYQELLRAGAVFPEKNDSSAPVFTPQTQPLSYPQSIRNPDRQERVERVESSAEPDFPTLSVTEIQNARGIVDVLSEMINALDPANKEGLKQEVIIDLVEQCRAYKQRVVHLVNSTTDESLLCQGLALNDDLQCILAKHEAIASGTYQADKSKPEAARELVNSNGGLVDTGGSSKQSEGRSTSSTNSQAPATNGSTPPAPVNPKMDLLSGDDYNMPKADDSLALVPVGEPQQTTPASSQQMALVLFDMFPNSNNTSNSVNTQSSGLSGQLYPLAPQIQQQNILAPQIQQQNGNAPNIRFPRYEQSFAQGTGPAWNNQLVQQQQQQQSPSPVYGAPSSSSLPPPPWEASGADPGPVTVPQYPQPLVTQVAATHGQPPLGPQPMGSEQVVGIYIQPITTSHLSAINIQQQPAVFPPQRVQGPQYNIGVFPPQRVQGPQYNIGMVPPQMAVVPQAMAPAYPPQQMYGGHQTVPYSSGYGQQQQYLDQQMYGLSIRDDNGSTSSYNPPTRPSKPEDRLFGDLVDMAKIKSTKTNPARPRTGSM
- the LOC105792990 gene encoding uncharacterized protein LOC105792990, with amino-acid sequence MAIMSFIFAFFFFSSLQPILSLYEDQVGLMDWHQQYIGKVKQAVFHTHKTGRKRVVASTEQNIIATLDLRSGEIFWRHVLGPNDVVDGIDIALGKYVITLSSGGSILRAWNLPDGQMVWESSLHGPKHSKSLLLTTNLIIEKDNSLIVFSNGRLNAVSCIDGEVLWKKDFEEESLEVQQVIQPPGSDFIYVVGFAASSQFETYKINAKNGELLKHESTAFSGRFSGEVSLVSSETVAALDSTGSILLTISFHNGKISSQQTPVSNLLEDSPGLAVIIHSSVTGIFAIKTDAATIFIRVIGEGKLEVVEKTNHETVVSDALSISEGQQAFALVQHAGSNIHLTVKPAHDWDSNLLKESIKMDQQRGFVHKVFINNYIRTDRSHGFRALIVMEDHSLLLLQQGAIVWSREDGLASIIDVTTSELPVEKAGVSVAKVELNLFEWLKGHVLKLKGTLMLATPEDIAAIQYMRLKSSEKSKMTRDHNGFRKLLIALTRAGKLFALHTGDGRIVWSHLLQSLHKSESCRQPIGLNLHQWQVPHHHALDENPSVLVVGRCGPSSDALGVLSLVDSYTGKEFSSLRLVHSVAQVIPLPYTDSTEQRLHLLIDADKHAHLYPKTPEAIDIFQSEFSNVYWYSVDDDNGIIKGYALKTKCSGNVADEFCFDSRELWSIVLPSESEKIITTATRKLNEAVHTQAKLIADQDVMYKYISSNLLFVATVAPKASGEIGSVTPEESWLVVYLIDTVTGRVLHRMTHHGSQGPVQAVLSENWVVYHYFNLRAHRYEMSVIEIYDQSRADNKDVWKLVVGNHNLTSPVSSYSRAEVITKSQSYFFTHSLKAIAVTLTVKGITSKQLLIGTIGDQVLALDKRFLDPRRSVNPTQAEREEGIIPLTDSLPIIPQSYITHSLRVEGLQSIITVAAKLESTTLVFAHGLDLFFTHYAPSRTYDSLTEDFSYALLLITIVALVAAIFVTWILSQRKELQDRWR